Proteins encoded within one genomic window of Marasmius oreades isolate 03SP1 chromosome 6, whole genome shotgun sequence:
- a CDS encoding uncharacterized protein (BUSCO:EOG09264T3S), with protein MTVFTRSRSQLAPRQVKYIKRHKGVIPIPTGGSVRGTTLAFGQWGIRIKGNGARFSAKQLTTVEEVIKRKLKALKGAKVWLRVFPDIPVCIKGNETRMGKGKGTFEFWATRQPTGRVIFEIGGVPIREELARDILRQAASKLPTKMEFINRETPPRLGNLVLHPTKPTKVDLSTMESLASSPPTPLTSP; from the exons ATGACTGTTTTCACTCGCTCTCGCTCTCAACTCGCACCTCGACAAGTCAAATACATCAAAAGACACAAAGGTGTCATACCAATCCCAACTGGCGGTTCTGTCCGTGGGACGACTCTTGCATTTGGCCAGTGGGGAATTCGAATTAAGGGGAATGGTGCTAGATTTAGTGCAAAGCAGCTAACCACTGTGGAGGAGGTCATCAAGAGAAAGTTGAAAGCATTGAAAGGAGCAAAGGTGTGGCTTAGAGTGTTTCCAGATATCCCGGTTTGCATCAAA GGAAATGAAACCCGTATgggcaaaggtaaaggtACCTTCGAGTTCTGGGCTACTCGACAACCCACTGGACGTGTTATATTCGAGATTGGCGGTGTTCCTATTCGTGAGGAGCTTGCACGGGATA TTCTTCGACAAGCAGCGTCAAAACTTCCCACAAAAATGGAGTTTATCAATAGGGAGACACCGCCCAGGCTGGGCAACCTCGTACTTCACCCGACAAAGCCGACAAAAGTGGATTTATCTACCATGGAGTCGCTTGCAAGCTCACCTCCGACACCTTTAACATCCCCATAA
- the CHS1 gene encoding Chitin synthase, class 1 (CAZy:GT2_Chitin_synth) has protein sequence MAPRSQSNVDFTDVPIPTTTPRPPPHSGTMIRRAKTLTRPERSVAPVPLINPQSTSSSSTPSPDAYNGSDAWRIFSRIVTFWAPGFLLSSVGGLRDKSKQQAWREKITLCFIILILCGLVGFATVGTQKVLCPQIASNNKRFSSIGSTPGTLSVRGQMYNISSAKSSSVNFVSIAQASPGRDISDFFKSTATDYRSCQGLSFNVARDDPCSKFSPCVFPSLATSSLSSLGFVDSGFAVGYDWEQVAALQDYFVIDGAVLNMTSYMLQHPTAIPKDNVDAAIRTLLRSGSSSGKDGTRLFYNRADLKSAVPCLKQRYVAGNIDKITPGCFVSSLLLYIGLFVILGLVILRFAMACVFNWFLSERLSGPPDSKELDRQAISPAVMPEGANLSIDNKIGTAPWAGGGVSRKLTKGANKSARSLASSTTLTSPSTEPTSVVNLASIGRELFAVCLVTCYSEGETSLRTTLDSISLTTYSDRRKLLFVVADGMITGAGEKMSTPDICVGLLEADPRFGDPIPMIYEAVGSGSKSQNRAMVYAGHYTLAGRRTPTVIIVKCGTESEAATDKKPGNRGKRDSQLILMNFFSRVTYNDRMTPLDFDLFRKIHVLMGVTPDFFEVCLMVDADTKVFPDSLGYLVNCMHHDHMIMGVCGETRIANKRQSWVTAIQVFEYFISHHLAKAFESVFGGVTCLPGCFSMFRLKARRTTGDDWVPLIVKPEIVKEYSQSEVTTLHQKNLLLLGEDRFLTTIMLRTFPNRKMMFVPQARCRTVVPDTFKVLLSQRRRWINSTIHNLMELVLVRNLCGTFCFSMQFVVFMDLLGTVVLPIAIALTYSLIVSMAFDPPKTFEQAIPLILLIAVLGLPAILIMLTTGKVVYVLWMFIYLLALPVWNCILPLYSFWHFDDFSWGETRKVEGEGKGDSHGVPGGKFNGPAVSMRRWEDWERSRLRKIRREERRRKEFERAHGQGFYSGDELLSVTDIRSQYDGSDSYSVTSSEEDQWGGQIGGYNEHNTQFPPPPVALIPETQDFHGGKTLDGLELEAMLEMGFDDDRPSPTGSPRSPRYQRANNESTTQLAPGNEYLYARPASPTAQPFINHSSSTLFSPTTPTTPMSTAYGASTTDPGRQREGYGPLGPLDPSTY, from the exons ATGGCCCCTCGTTCTCAGTCAAATGTCGACTTCACTGACGTCCCAATTCCAACGACAACGCCTagacctcctcctcattCCGGTACAATGATCCGTCGAGCAAAAACACTCACTCGCCCAGAGCGAAGTGTTGCCCCAGTTCCTCTCATCAACCCCCAGTCgacatcctcatcatcaactCCTTCACCCGACGCTTACAACGGTTCCGACGCATGGAGAATATTTTCTCGTATTGTCACTTTCTGGGCCCCAGGATTCCTGCTAAGTTCAGTAGGAGGTTTGAGGGACAAGTCAAAGCAGCAGGCGTGGAGAGAGAAGATTACTTTGTGtttcatcatcctcatcctttgTGGTTTGGTAGGATTCGCTACCGTTGGCACACAAAAGGTCCTTTGTCCCCAGATAGCTTCAAACAATAAGCGGTTCTCAAGTATTGGGTCAACACCTGGCACCTTGAGTGTGCGAGGACAGATGTACAACATCTCATCGGCTAAATCCAGTTCTGTCAATTTCGTCAGCATCGCGCAGGCATCTCCAGGCCGCGACATCTCGGATTTTTTCAAAAGCACCGCTACAGATTATCGGTCATGTCAAGGCCTTTCCTTCAATGTCGCCCGAGACGATCCGTGCTCGAAATTCTCCCCTTGTGTCTTTCCCAGTCTTGCCACCTCGAGCCTTTCAAGTCTTGGTTTCGTAGACAGTGGCTTCGCAGTTGGTTACGACTGGGAACAGGTAGCTGCGCTACAGGATTATTTCGTCATCGACGGTGCAGTACTCAACATGACCAGTTACATGCTCCAACATCCCACCGCTATCCCAAAAGACAATGTAGATGCCGCTATACGCACGTTGTTGCGTTCCGGCTCATCCAGCGGCAAAGATGGAACCCGTTTGTTTTATAACCGCGCCGACCTTAAATCTGCTGTTCCTTGCCTGAAACAGCGTTATGTAGCAGGAAACATTGACAAAATCACACCAGGGTGTTTCGTCTCGTCACTACTGCTCTACATTGGATTATTTGTCATCTTAGGCCTTGTGATATTGCGATTTGCTATGGCCTGCGTCTTCAATTGGTTCCTCTCTGAACGACTTTCGGGGCCTCCGGACAGCAAGGAGCTCGATCGTCAGGCTATCAGTCCTGCAGTTATGCCGGAAGGAGCGAATCTTTCCATCGACAACAAAATTGGCACAGCTCCTTGGGCCGGAGGTGGGGTATCCAGGAAGTTGACAAAGGGTGCTAACAAGTCTGCCCGTTCACTTGCGTCATCAACGACCCTCACATCTCCTTCAACCGAACCTACGTCTGTAGTGAACCTCGCTTCCATTGGGCGTGAACTCTTCGCTGTCTGTCTGGTCACATGTTATTCAGAGGGCGAAACATCGTTACGAACAACATTGGATTCTATATCGCTAACCACCTACAGCGACAGGAGGAAGCTTCTATTCGTTGTCGCTGATGGTATGATTACTGGAGCTGGAGAGAAGATGAGCACACCAGATATTTGCGTTGGACTGTTGGAAGCAGACCCTCGGTTTGGCGACCCCATTCCTATGATATACGAAGCTGTTGGGTCGGGGTCAAAGTCTCAGAATCGGGCGATGGTGTATGCCGGTCATTACA CTCTCGCTGGTCGTCGTACCCCTACCGTCATAATCGTCAAATGCGGAACAGAGAGCGAGGCTGCAACCGACAAGAAACCGGGAAATCGTGGGAAGCGGGACAGCCAGCTCATCTTGATGAATTTTTTCTCTCGGGTTACCTATAACGATCGCATGACGCCACTCGATTTCGACTTATTCAGGAAAATACACGTCCTGATGGGGGTGACTCCCGATTTTTTTGAAGTTTGTCTTATG GTCGATGCTGACACTAAGGTTTTCCCTGATTCTCTGGGTTACCTAGTGAATTGCATGCACCATGATCACATGATAATGGGAGTCTGTGGCGAAACTCGTATTGCCAATAAGCGACAATCTTGGGTCACTGCTATCCAGGTTTTTGAATACTTCATCTCCCATCATCTTGCGAAGGCATTCGAGTCGGTATTTGGTGGTGTAACTTGCCTTCCAGGATGCTTCTCCATGTTCAGACTCAAAGCACGAAGGACGACAGGCGACGATTGGGTCCCTTTGATCGTCAAACCTGAGATAGTGAAGGAATACAGCCAGAGCGAAGTCACAACTCTACACCAAAaaaatcttcttcttcttggagAAGACCGTTTCCTTACTACCATCATGCTACGGACCTTCCCCAACCGAAAAATGATGTTTGTGCCCCAAGCAAGATGTCGAACTGTCGTTCCTGATACATTCAAGGTGTTACTATCGCAGAGACGACGCTGGATCAACTCCACGATACACAATCTAATGGAACTCGTCCTTGTCCGCAACCTCTGCGGTaccttctgcttcagcatgCAGTTCGTCGTGTTCATGGATCTGTTGGGTACTGTAGTACTTCCCATTGCTATCGCGCTGACATACTCGCTCATCGTGAGCATGGCATTTGATCCTCCAAAGACCTTCGAGCAAGCGATTCCCCTTATTCTCCTGATCGCCGTCCTCGGTCTTCCTGCCATCTTAATTATGCTGACAACAGGCAAAGTAGTCTACGTACTTTGGATGTTCATTTATCTCCTCGCGCTACCGGTGTGGAACTGTATCCTTCCTTTGTACTCGTTCTGGCACTTCGATGACTTTTCGTGGGGAGAGACTAG AAAAGTGGAAGGCGAGGGAAAAGGAGATTCTCATGGTGTGCCAGGTGGAAAATTTAACGGTCCCGCCGTATCAATGCGGCGATGGGAAGACTGGGAACGGTCTAGATTACGCAAGATTCGTCGCGAAGAAAGACGTCGAAAGGAGTTCGAACGTGCACATGGCCAAGGGTTCTACTCCGGAGATGAGCTCCTCAGCGTTACGGATATCAGGAGTCAGTACGACGGCTCAGATTCCTATTCTGTCACATCTTCGGAAGAAGATCAATGGGGTGGGCAAATTGGTGGATACAACGAGCACAACACCCAATTTCCTCCTCCGCCTGTCGCTCTCATACCAGAAACCCAAGATTTCCATGGCGGCAAGACTCTTGATGGGTtagagttagaagccatgctGGAGATGGGCTTTGATGATGATCGACCGTCTCCAACTGGTAGCCCTCGTAGCCCCCGATATCAGCGCGCCAATAATGAATCTACGACTCAGTTAGCCCCTGGAAATGAATATCTCTACGCACGCCCGGCATCTCCAACTGCTCAACCATTTATAAATCACagtagttctactctcttttCACCGACAACGCCCACGACCCCCATGAGCACGGCTTACGGGGCGTCGACCACCGATCCCGGCAGGCAAAGGGAAGGTTATGGTCCGTTGGGCCCTCTAGACCCTTCTACATACTGA
- the ALA1 gene encoding Alanine--tRNA ligase (BUSCO:EOG09260HPO), with product MKGLQNLTRISIRRCSSTTTTMSSSWTAPRIREEFFNFFRSRNHTFVPSSSTIPYEDPTLLFANAGMNQYKSIFLGTVDPNSDLSKLKRAFNSQKCIRAGGKHNDLDDVGKDSYHHTFFEMLGNWSFGDYFKKEAIAYSWELLTEVYKLPKDRLYVTYFEGDPKNNLVPDIEAKQYWLDQGVPEDHILPGDAKDNFWEMGATGPCGPCSEIHYDRIGGRNAAKLVNQDDPDVLEIWNNVFIQFNREDDGSLKPLPSKHVDTGMGFERLVSVIQDKRSNYDTDVFFPIFEKIQAMTGARSYQGRFGDNDADGIDTAYRVVADHVRTLTFALSDGGVPNKDGRGYVLRRILRRGARYARKKLGVEIGSFFSSLVPVVVENMGNVFPEITKKVDEIKEILDEEEQSFSRTLDRGEKLFEHYASRAKQQGTKELNGKDIWRLYDTYGFPVDLTRLMAEELQLEINEQEFLAAQQASKEASKATFKKGETDIIKLDVHDIAVLERDSGVPKTDDSAKYSFGNINAVVKAIFYNKSFLQSTSDIPLETSFGVLLDKTSFYAEAGGQEYDTGNIVIDGVADFAVTNVQVYNGYVVHTGHLKYGRLEVGNEVISSYDELRRWPLRNNHTATHILNFCLREVLGDHIDQKGSLVAPTKLRFDLSHKAQITNTELQKIESMSLDWIRKNVKVFSKDLNLREAYKIPGLRAVFGEAYPDPVRVVSLEYDVDDIAKDLENPQWRKTSVEFCGGTHVAKTGDIKNFVITEESGIAKGIRRITAVTGHEAQEVTRIAQGLQARLEQVNDMVGKEKDGHLKALNVEVGQSDISVIKKTELRDRLAVMRKVFDKQIKEKEASAGKAALEDFQEFLKTNADAEAYIKNLDVGGNAKILQSLVVQAKKSGKTIYVFSVDSEASKVAHVNYVSPSLKAKGVDARTWAQRITEILGGKAGGKEDSAQGIGSNVLEVDTALAAAKEFLTH from the exons ATGAAAggccttcaaaatctgactCGTATATCGATACGCCGCTGTTCCTCTACAACTACCACCATGTCCTCCTCTTGGACCGCACCCAGAATTCGAGAAGAATTTTTCAACTTTTTCCGTTCAAGAAACCACACATTCGttccttcttcctcaacaATCCCGTATGAAGACCCAACTCTACTCTTCGCAAATGCTGGTATGAACCAGTATAAATCCATCTTCCTTGGAACAGTCGACCCGAATTCAGATCTGTCTAAACTTAAACGTGCCTTCAATTCCCAAAAG TGCATTCGGGCTGGAGGGAAACACAACGATTTAGACGACGTAGGAAAAGATTCGTATCATCATACCTTCTTCGAAATGTTAGGGAACTGGTCTTTTGGAGACTATTTCAAA AAAGAAGCCATCGCGTACTCTTGGGAGCTCCTGACAGAGGTTTACAAGCTTCCCAAAGACCGGCTTTATGTCACGTACTTTGAAGGCGATCCCAAAAACAACTTGGTACCTGACATCGAAGCGAAACAGTACTGGTTAGACCAGGGGGTACCGGAAGATCATATATTACCAGGAGATGCGAAGGATAACTTTTGGG AGATGGGTGCTACCGGGCCTTGTGGTCCATGTAG TGAAATACATTACGACCGAATCGGTGGTCGGAACGCTGCTAAACTGGTCAATCAAGATGATCCCGATGTATTGGAGATTTGGAACAATGTCTTCATTCAATTCAACCGCGAGGATGATGGTTCTCTCAAGCCCTTACCATCGAAGCATGTCGATACTGGCATGGGATTTGAACGTCTAGTCTCGGTCATTCAAGACAAACGTTCAAACTACGACACGGATGTTTTCTTTCCAATATTCGAAAAGATACAAGCCATGACTGGCGCTCGCTCTTACCAGGGCCGATTTGGTGACAATGATGCCGACGGAATAGATACCGCGTACCGCGTTGTCGCGGACCATGTCAGAACCCTGACCTTTGCTCTCAGTGACGGGGGTGTACCCAACAAAGACGGTCGTGGTTACGTATTGCGGAGAATATTGCGCAGAGGTGCCCGATATGCAAGGAAGAAACTTGGTGTTGAGATTGGATCTTTCTTCTCATCTCTGGTTCCTGTCGTGGTCGAGAATATG GGCAACGTCTTCCCAGAGATAACGAAGAAAGTTGACGAGATTAAGGAAATTCTCGACGAAGAGGAGCAGTCATTCTCCCGCACTTTGGATCGAGGAGAGAAATTATTCGAACACTACGCCTCTCGTGCAAAACAGCAAGGAACCAAAGAGCTAAACGGCAAAGACATATGGCGGTTATACGATACTTACGGCTTCCCCGTGGACCTCACTCGCTTGATGGCTGAGGAACTTCAATTGGAAATCAACGAGCAGGAGTTCCTGGCTGCTCAGCAAGCGTCTAAAGAAGCGAGTAAGGCAACTTTCAAGAAGGGAGAGACAGATATCATCAAGTTAGATGTGCATGATATCGCCGTTCTTGAGAGGGATAGTGGCGTTCCAAAGACGGACGATTCTGCTAAATACA GTTTTGGAAATATCAACGCTGTTGTCAAGGCCATCTTCTATAACAAATCGTTCTTGCAATCCACATCAGATATACCTCTTGAGACTAGCTTTGGTGTACTCCTTGATAAGACTAGTTTCTACGCAGAAGCTGGAGGACAGGAATATGACACAGGAAATATCGTCATAGACGGTGTTGCCGACTTTGCGGTCACCAACGTGCAGGTCTATAATGGCTATGTCGTGCACACTGGTCATCTTAAGTACGGACGGCTTGAAGTAGGGAACGAGGTTATTTCTTCTTACGACGAG CTTCGACGTTGGCCGTTGCGAAATAACCACACAGCCACCCACATATTGAACTTCTGTCTTCGTGAAGTTTTAGGTGATCATATAGACCAAAAGGGATCTCTGGTCGCTCCTACCAAATTACGATTTGATCTCTCGCATAAAGCCCAAATAACGAACACTGAGCTCCAAAAAATCGAGTCGATGTCATTGGATTGGATACGCAAGAACGTCAAGGTCTTCAGCAAGGACCTCAACCTCCGGGAAGCATATAAAATTCCGGGACTTCGTGCCGTCTTTGGCGAAGCGTACCCCGACCCAGTCCGCGTTGTCTCACTCGAGTACGATGTAGACGACATCGCCAAGGATCTAGAAAACCCTCAGTGGCGCAAGACCAGTGTGGAGTTCTGCGGTGGAACGCATGTCGCCAAAACGGGTGATATCAAGAATTTTGTGATCACGGAAGAGTCTGGTATTGCCAAGGGTATTCGTCGAATTACCGCGGTGACCGGTCATGAAGCACAAGAAGTCACTCGTATAGCCCAGGGTCTGCAGGCGAGGTTGGAGCAAGTCAATGATATGGTCGGTAAAGAAAAGGATGGTCATCTCAAGGCCCTCAACGTC GAAGTAGGACAGTCTGATATCTCTGTCATCAAAAAGACGGAATTGAGGGATCGGCTTGCAGTCATGCGGAAGGTCTTTGACAAGCAGatcaaggagaaggaggccTCTGCCGGGAAAGCT GCGCTGGAGGATTTCCAAGAATTCCTCAAGACCAACGCGGATGCGGAGGCGTACATTAAGAACCTCGATGTCGGTGGCAACGCAAAG ATCCTTCAAAGCCTGGTAGTACAAGCTAAGAAGTCCGGGAAAACGATTTATGTCTTTAGTGTCGACAGTGAGGCTAGCAAAGTAGCTCATGTTAACTATGTGTCACCCTCTTTGAAAGCCAAGGGGGTTGATGCTCGGACATGGGCACAGCGCATCACCGAGATACTAGGTGGCAAG GCTGGGGGCAAGGAAGATTCTGCCCAGGGGATAGGAAGTAACGTGTTGGAAGTTGACACTGCACTCGCTGCTGCGAAGGAATTTTTGACGCATTAG
- a CDS encoding uncharacterized protein (BUSCO:EOG092621ZV): MSDKKRPLEFGAEASNSKKLKSDNNGTKTPSATLSAEEIARKRAELAAKVAAMRNNALGTGAGPIQLPAPIPKLPTTLPKGSTASPSVSGGQTPVAGSPAPAGGLMMQDLAKRVAEAKRKVAEYQSKSAVKDNPYMSMPQTGKNKNRLPEPAQQGSGLKMTAHPLLLDQTTPAPQSKKDRYKPMQPKFASIKANTRNAPTPTPPPPPVAVVESSNPYSFEPSSSKDTGFLGAPRERAGRGFRFNPKGKYAAMGNEMRREQQLEALKQRIAESARKAGLDGDMGIERGIKRPPPPEAEWWDAPLLPNKNYDDLDTMGMENLNIKSADSPITIYIQHPIPIPAPGDKNKVALKPLMLTKKEQKKMRKLKRAAELQDKRDKIKMGLLPPDPPKVRLANLMKVLTSDAVQDPTRVEAKVRREVAMRKHTHEKMNTERKLTDEQRREKLENKKVEEEKKGIYGAVYKVKKLTDPSHQFKVRKNAEQLNLTGVCIFNPNFSMVYVEGAAKFIRNYRRLMTVRIAWTEAARPREGEDVEIDNDAEEGDEVHAGGSSSAVDVENSNDQAAGGLEGNRCDLIWEGLLKHREFNTFKARSCPTDGAAKELLGERLKGYWDQAKNWKPEEEELF; the protein is encoded by the exons ATGAGTGACAAGAAACGGCCCTTGGAATTTGGTGCAGAAGCATCCAACAgcaagaagttgaaaag TGAT AATAATGGCACCAAAACCCCCTCAGCAACG CTTTCAGCGGAAGAGATTGCCCGAAAACGAGCAGAGCTTGCTGCGAAAGTTGCTGCGATGCGAAACAACGCATTGGGAACTGGAGCAGGACCAATTCAACTCCCTGCACCAATACCCAAACTGCCCACAACCTTACCCAAGGGTTCTACGGCATCGCCTTCAGTTTCAGGAGGACAGACACCTGTGGCAGGCTCACCTGCTCCTGCCGGTGGTCTCATGATGCAAGACCTTGCCAAACGTGTAGCAGAGGCTAAGAGGAAAGTTGCAGAATATCAAAGTAAATCTGCCGTCAAGGATAACCCGTATATG TCAATGCCGCAGACAGGGAAGAACAAGAATCGACTGCCTGAGCCTGCTCAACAAGGCTCTGGGTTGAAAATGACCGCTCATCCTTTACTACTCGACCAGACAACCCCAGCACCACAGTCCAAAAAAGATCGTTATAAACCGATGCAACCTAAATTTGCCTCAATCAAG GCAAACACGAGAAACGCCCCCACACCTACCCCGCCACCGCCGCCTGTAGCGGTTGTTGAATCTTCTAATCCCTATTCGTTTGAACCGTCGTCGTCTAAGGACACCGGTTTTTTGGGTGCTCCCCGCGAACGTGCTGGTAGAGGGTTCCGTTTCAATCCGAAGGGCAAGTACGCTGCCATGGGCAATGAAATGCGTCGAGAACAACAGCTAGAGGCTCTTAAGCAACGTATCGCGGAAAGTGCCAGGAAAGCAGGGTTGGATGGCGACATGGGAATCGAAAGAGGAATCAAG CGACCGCCACCGCCAGAGGCGGAATGGTGGGATGCCCCCTTACTTCCAAACAAGAACTATGACGACCTGGACACGATGGGAATGGAGAATCTGAATATTAAGTCAGCAGATTCTCCCATCACAATCTACATTCAACATCCGATTCCCATCCCAGCTCCAGGAGACAAGAACAAAGTCGCCCTCAAGCCGCTCATGTTGACCAAGAAAGAACAGAAGAAAATGAGGAAGTTGAAGAGAGCGGCAGAACTGCAGGATAAACGGGATAAGATCAAGATGGGCCTGTTACCCCCTGATCCACCCAAAG TCCGTTTGGCCAACCTCATGAAAGTTCTCACATCCGATGCCGTTCAAGATCCAACGAGAGTCGAAGCCAAAGTGAGAAGGGAAGTCGCTATGCGGAAACACACACACGAGAAAATGAATACCGAGAGAAAGTTGACTGACGAGCAGAGGAGGGAGAAGTTGGAAAACAAAAAGGTcgaggaggaaaagaaggGGATATATGGAGCTGTTTACAA AGTCAAGAAGCTGACAGATCCCTCTCATCAATTCAAAGTTCGAAAGAACGCCGAACAGCTCAATCTCACTGGAGTGTGTATTTTCAATCCGAACTTCAGCATGGTATATGTCGAAGGGGCTGCGAAGTTCATTCGGAATTATAGACGACTCATGACCGTCCGTATCGCATGGACGGAGGCCGCACGACCGCGTGAAGGAGAGGACGTAGAGATTGATAATGACGCTGAAGAAGGCGACGAAGTGCATGCAGGGGGTAGTAGTAGTGCAGTCGATGTGGAGAACAGCAACGATCAGGCAGCGGGGGGTCTGGAAGGCAACAGATGTGATCTGATATGGGAAGGACTCTTGAAACATCGCGAGTTCAACACCTTCAAGGCTCGAAGTTGCCCTACCGATGGTGCGGCCAAGGAACTTCTCGGGGAGCGATTGAAAGGATATTGGGACCAAGCCAAGAACTGGAAgccggaggaagaagagctgTTTTGA
- a CDS encoding uncharacterized protein (BUSCO:EOG09263KEE) has translation MESSSVVDQLFPPNAYQLNNYIDQQPSSTSFHDVQHNDDEPLYVNAKQYFRILKRRVARARLEELHRLSRQRKPYLHESRHKHAMRRPRGPGGRFLTAEEVAAQKAVSGEERALSAENDVDEELDDDERPPVDVQQPLHSQIHSHDESANPIALQPSIYHVQQPQQQQPVPNSHIYVQPQTQPQHQHSQQHQHQHQPHHSHLHPSQLHHASKGTTNSAPVTLSSPYPTRVQMHHVPHPHAHARHHHSQLNFTEGLYPSTSEQGTQRRPEDMVQFGAGNLSS, from the exons ATGGAGAGCTCGTCCGTCGTCGATCAGCTTTTTCCCCCAAACGCTTACCAACTCAATAACTATATCGACCAGCAACcctcttccacttctttcCACGACGTTCAGCACAATGACGACGAGCCTCTCTACGTTAACGCGAAGCAGTATTTCCGTATTCTCAAACGACGAGTAGCCCGTGCTCGTCTTGAGGAACTCCATCGTTTGTCTCGACAGCGCAAA CCGTATCTACACGAATCACGTCATAAACATGCTATGCGACGTCCTAGAGGACCAGGTGGTCGGTTCCTGACTGCTGAGGAAGTCGCTGCTCAAAAGGCCGTCAGTGGAGAGGAGCGAGCGCTTTCGGCGGAGAACGATGTTGACGAGGaattggatgatgatgagcgTCCTCCTGTCGATGTTCAGCAGCCTTTACATTCCCAGATCCATTCCCACGATGAGAGTGCGAATCCCATCGCTTTGCAACCCTCCATCTATCATGTTCAGCAAcctcaacagcagcagccgGTCCCCAACTCCCATATTTACGTGCAACCACAAACACAACCCCAGCACCAGCATTCACAACAACACCAACATCAGCACCAACCCCATCATTCCCATCTCCATCCCTCTCAATTGCATCACGCCTCAAAAGGCACCACAAACTCTGCACCCGTTACTCTGAGCTCTCCATATCCCACCAGAGTTCAGATGCATCACGTACCACACCCTCACGCTCATGCGAGGCATCACCACTCACAGCTCAATTTTACGGAGGGTCTTTATCCGTCAACGTCAGAGCAGGGAACGCAGCGTAGGCCAGAGGACATGGTGCAGTTCGGAGCGGGAAACCTTTCCAGTTAG